One genomic segment of Nonomuraea coxensis DSM 45129 includes these proteins:
- the rimI gene encoding ribosomal protein S18-alanine N-acetyltransferase: MVTLRPMTVADLPAVMAIERATFPLDAWSEGMMRGELDDMPRTRHYVVALVEDEIVAYAGLAAASDQADVQTIAVLDKHQGRGIGSALLTELLAEARRRGAREMFLEVRADNPRAQSVYRRFEFEEIGTRRRYYDDGTDAIMMRRKLDG; this comes from the coding sequence ATGGTGACGTTGCGGCCCATGACCGTCGCCGACCTGCCCGCGGTCATGGCGATCGAGCGGGCCACGTTCCCGCTCGACGCCTGGAGCGAGGGCATGATGCGCGGCGAGCTGGACGACATGCCGCGCACCCGCCACTACGTGGTGGCCCTGGTCGAGGACGAGATCGTCGCCTACGCCGGGCTCGCCGCCGCCTCCGACCAGGCCGACGTGCAGACCATCGCGGTGCTCGACAAGCACCAGGGGCGCGGCATCGGCAGCGCCCTGCTGACCGAGCTGCTGGCCGAGGCCCGGCGCAGGGGAGCGCGCGAGATGTTCCTGGAGGTCCGCGCCGACAACCCGCGCGCCCAGTCGGTCTACCGGCGCTTCGAGTTCGAGGAGATCGGCACCCGCCGCCGCTACTACGACGACGGCACCGACGCGATCATGATGAGAAGGAAGCTGGATGGCTGA
- the tsaD gene encoding tRNA (adenosine(37)-N6)-threonylcarbamoyltransferase complex transferase subunit TsaD: protein MADEPLVLGIETSCDETGIGIVRGHTLLANTIASSMDEHARFGGVVPEVASRAHLEAMTPTVEAALAAAGLRFTDIDAVAVTAGPGLAGALLVGVAAAKSYALGLGVPLYGVNHLAAHVAVDELEHGPLPKPCIALLVSGGHSSLLLVPDVTGDVISLGSTVDDAAGEAFDKVARVLGLPFPGGPHIDRAARDGSGSAVAFPRGKIDDGTLDFSFSGLKTAVARWVESREAAGQSVHVPDVAASFQEAVVDVLTRKALQACRKYGVSDLLIGGGVAANSRLRALAQERCDAAGVRLRVPRPGLCTDNGAMVAALGSDLIAAGVAPSSLQIPADSSLPITTVHV from the coding sequence ATGGCTGACGAACCCCTGGTGCTCGGCATCGAGACGTCCTGTGACGAGACCGGCATCGGCATCGTGCGCGGCCACACGCTGCTGGCCAACACCATCGCCTCCAGCATGGACGAGCACGCCAGGTTCGGCGGCGTGGTGCCCGAGGTCGCCTCGCGCGCCCATCTGGAGGCCATGACGCCCACCGTGGAGGCGGCGCTGGCCGCGGCCGGGCTGCGCTTCACCGACATCGACGCCGTGGCCGTCACCGCCGGGCCAGGACTCGCGGGGGCGCTGCTGGTCGGCGTGGCGGCGGCCAAGTCGTACGCGCTCGGGCTCGGCGTCCCGCTCTACGGCGTCAACCACCTGGCCGCGCACGTGGCCGTGGACGAGCTGGAGCACGGGCCGCTGCCCAAGCCGTGCATCGCCCTGCTGGTCTCCGGCGGGCACTCCTCGCTGCTGCTCGTGCCCGACGTGACCGGCGACGTCATCTCGCTCGGCTCGACCGTCGACGACGCGGCGGGCGAGGCGTTCGACAAGGTGGCGCGGGTGCTGGGGCTGCCGTTCCCCGGCGGGCCGCACATCGACCGGGCCGCCCGCGACGGCTCCGGCAGCGCCGTCGCGTTCCCGCGCGGCAAGATCGACGACGGCACGCTCGACTTCTCCTTCTCCGGGCTCAAGACCGCCGTGGCGCGGTGGGTGGAGTCGCGCGAGGCGGCGGGGCAGAGCGTGCACGTGCCCGACGTGGCCGCCTCCTTCCAGGAGGCCGTGGTCGACGTGCTGACCCGCAAGGCGCTGCAGGCGTGCCGCAAGTACGGGGTGTCCGACCTGCTCATCGGCGGTGGCGTGGCGGCCAACTCGCGGCTGCGGGCGCTGGCCCAGGAGCGCTGCGACGCCGCCGGGGTGCGGCTGCGGGTGCCGCGGCCGGGGCTCTGCACCGACAACGGGGCGATGGTGGCCGCGCTGGGCTCCGACCTGATCGCGGCCGGGGTCGCGCCGTCCAGCCTGCAGATCCCGGCCGACTCGTCCCTGCCGATCACCACCGTCCACGTCTGA